The Medicago truncatula cultivar Jemalong A17 chromosome 7, MtrunA17r5.0-ANR, whole genome shotgun sequence genome includes the window TGGTGAGAAAACAAACAAGATTTGTTTAGGGATTTGGACACTTTCCAAAAGGGAGTTATATGTGACTTGATCCACTTTTACACAATCAACTTTTTACCGTTGATTTAGGGGTGGTGTGTTAATTTGgaaacttataatttttgaGTGATGACATGTGTTTACGCATGTGAGAGATCGGGGTGGCCGAGCAAATCGTATATCGTTGCAATTGTATACTATCAACAATTTTGATAGTTGATTTGAGATTGTTCGATTCAAGTGACTTAAtcagcaattttttttaaaagatcttGATTATTGATTTAAATCAGATGATTGAAATCTAAATTGTGTCGTGCAACATAGAGAGTTAGAGTATCTTGGCTCTTGTTCACTATTGTACTCTTCAATCATcaataaaaagatatatattgCTTCCTATGACTTAGATAACACAACATAGTCAAAAAATAGTGTTGTTGAAGATATATTGGGTTCTATGTTGACACACTTTTCCATAGGCAGACCAAAGAGTTGTTGGCCAAGAGGTTTTAAGTTAGAGAACCACTACATTAGCTAGTCACAATTTAATACTTAAAGGTACATAGTTTCAATAGAGGATACTTATAATTTTCTCCGACATAAAATAAAACGGATTAAAGAGTTAAAGATTCACCTTTTATCCCATTTATATGTATCACCATCAATTAACTCGTCaatcattgttttatttgacaAGTTCCCCACAAGCCAATGAATCTTTGGATGTGGATGATCATGGATCCAATCAACACTAAGAATCTTGACAAAATTCCCCCTATTAATCGCAATAGACTTTTGTGTGCATTTGTTGGCATTTTGTTTTGACAACTATAACATTTGTCCTAGGacaatacttacttttgaaGATCCTCACCATTAGTTATTTTTCGTCATTTAGAATCACCATTTATCATTTGTTGCTCCCAACCTCTCCTAACTCATCCAATGCACGTTTTCTATCTATTTCTTTGAACCCCgcaaattttttttgataaaacacCTTCAATAGAATTACAACATCCTTCCTGGAGTTTATTAGCCCATGATTTAGTTTCGATTTGTTTGAGTCGGTGCCTTgattattgtttctttttccGCTTGAGAGGGACATTTTTCCTTCAACCTTTTGATTTTCTTCCAAAACCTATATTGGACAAATGAGAGTGTATCGTTTTCGGACATCCCAAAGATCACAAAAAACTTAAGATCTATAGAATGAGTTGTACGCTCTTTACATTAATCTTTTGGCATATAATTTATTGCTCAATGATATGAACATTTGGATAATATGACACCTTAACTTTGGTTTGAGGCTGCTTCATTGGTATTTAGAATTGATGGAGTTGTATCGACTTATTTCAAGTTGGCTCTGACAAAGAGAAGATTGCCGTTTGCAAATAAAATGTGAGTGATTTTTTGTGACCTTCCTTGCAACTTGTATCCCATGGATATTTGTTTCCTTTTCCTCTTTAAGGAGCAGTAATGACAACACATTTGTGCAAATGACGAAGATGTAGGAAAAAATGAGGTCATTTTTCTTAACCCATTCTCTATAGTAAAATCTTTGCTAAACTGATCGTGGAAATGCATCCCAAAATTGATTTAGTCAAAGTGGAATTGAACCCCATGAATAGAAGCATAGATCgtacaaaaaatcatttaatacAATCGTAAGCCTTTGCCATATCTAGTTTCATTATCATCATTCCCTTCTTTCACTTAGTCTTCTTCTACCAATGAAAATACTCGATAGCTATCAATGTATTATAGTGATTAGCCTATCTTGACAAAAGCACTCCATTCTTTACTCATGCAATGATGGGTTTAATGCAGTTGACAATTGGttttctaacaatttttgtCACTATATTGTAGAAGCTTATATCGAATAACTCTTTTAGTGAGGAAGTATTCTTGCTCTTGGGAATCAAAACTATGAAGATTTTGTTGCTGTTGACGACTTATCATCATTAATGATCTCTAGTTCGAAGGACTTGCCTTCATTGCTAATTATGTACCgatatttataagaaaacatAAAGTTAAAAGTCTATTTAGGTCACATTTCTTCAAGGGGTGCACTTGGTTAAGAACCTATCTAATCTCCTAATATATAAGTTGCAATCAAGTTAGAATATTTGTTCCTATGCCAATTTAAATCTTGGTCGTTAATGACGATAGTAATTTTCTTAATGATAGAATGAtgatttctaaataaaaaagagtttgtaatcaatttttttcttttaaaaagtttgtCAGTAAAATTTGCATCATGAAAAAACTGGACCATAATTGCCTGCAATGAACTTTTGACTCGATGACACAATCAATACATTTGTGGTTCATATTGTTCAATCTAAACTGTTCGATTTTGATCAAATAGTCACAAGTGTGCTTACCGTGTCAttcgatttaaaaaaaactaggtTCACTAATGTGGCACCTAAAAATCAAACAAGGTCTCTAATGGGAACCCAAACACACTAGTGATTGTAATTTGTAAAAATCCCCCTTCAAAAGCATATATTTGGCCACACTGGTTGTTTGTTGTTACACATACAGAAGTAGATGGTTTTGCATTTGGAGATGTGGTCGATAATTGGGCCAAATATTTCGTGTGGCAAAGAAATTGCTTTATATTAGTGACAACTTAGGAAATGTCACGGTTAATTGAAACCATAGCCTAGAAGTTATAACATTCTTCTTCAACCGTTGTCGCCTTGTTGAGCTTCAATGCGATGCAATCATTATCATTGCATGTTACCATCGCAAGCTGATAAAGTCTACCTTTTCCCACTGCagaaaattcattgaatatACTCCCCCGTCCCTAAATAAGTGACATATTTCaccatttcacacagattaagaaaagtgtaaagatgaaagaaagagagtgaTACTTTTACTGAGTTGCCcttgtcattattttgaaactttttcacttttaaaaaatgattactttctttgttTCACTATAAACTTTAACATGAGGACCACAAAAAGTATATATAAGGGGTAAATCTGTCAAATTTTGCTTAGAAATCTGAGAAGGTCAAGTATTGTGGGACagatattttttacaaataggtcACTTATTCAGGGACGAAGGGAGTACAATACATAAAACCAATATTCTTAAGAAAATGATAACGAATATCCTCGAACACTTTTAAAGATTATAAATGGTAAATTTTTGAGATGGTTTATGTATTTAGTGCATTGAGAATTGaaatgtttaactttttttttaaagaataatgaCTTAATCTAGAATGTTTAAAGAGTATTTTCATGAACACTTTATTAGCAAGACACTTATTTTTACATACAAGTGTCCAACCAATGgtctataaataaattaaggttAAATAAGATTTTAATCTATGTAAttatatcttattttgttttagtcctttatAAATTGTTTCTTCAATCAATGATCCTTCAACATTTTTTATCCTTGATTTGTAGTTAGTTAACTCATGTgtatatttcaaatttttgacCGGTATTTTTGCAAGTATCTTTAGAATAATATAACAATCTTTCCCACAAAAACGTAAAATACTACATAAACTTTGACTTAAAAGTAGagacaaattgtttttttaaaggagcaaagacaaaaatattgacgaaaaatatttgaaggacattgtttgaatgttttttagcgggactaaataaaaaatatttttaagactaaattttttattaatccaatatataaatatttaaatatagatttggttctaaaaaaaatattcatttgtttttcatcTCTGTAAATATactactttttgttttaatccttagCAAAATctattcataataaaattagtCATTTTAATATGtagataatttaattttaatcctttaaaataaaaactaaaatgaatatttcaAGGATCACAATTTTAAGTTGAtgtcaaataacatttataaattttattttattaaagaaacATTAGCTGTCCCTTGTCACAAGTTACACTAttatctctttcaaaaaaataagttacactATTATCTTGAAGCAGACAAAGAAGTGaatttaaaaccaaaagtgGTCCTAAGcaaaaattgaaagatgaaaaaattgggacctaaatatatatataaagataaaatcTATACAGAAAATTAGATAGTGACAGGTAGTGATGTGTCCAAAACCAGTCACAACCAGTCATTGATACTCCCTCCCTCTTCTTGTTACATCCCTTCTTGTTAAGACATTTGAACTTTGAATTCTCAaccacatatttttatttttcatgtaaCTATTCTCCAATCACAGTCTCAACCTCTCAGGTATGGTATTTACTTCCTCTATAATGTTATCACTGttacaatatttcaaaatagccAGACAACAATGATTAGCTTTATGCTAATACAAGGTGATTGTTTATAGGATAAAGGAGAAGTGATAATTTACTTAtagttatttgaatttattccTTCAGTTTTGACAAAAGATGGATGATACTAAAGTTGGTATGAGAAGAGTTAGATCAGTTAAAGATGTTATTAGTCTATATGATGATAGGAATCATAGGACTGCTGATAGTTCTTCATTGAAGAAAACTCAGATAGACTTCGAGGCGGATTTCTCAGCGGtaagttcagatttttttccacAAGCTTTCTAGAATagattataaaaacaacttatagctcaTGTGGAATCGAATTTTGACTTTGTTCTAGAAATAGGTTATAGAtcataagtgcttaattaagttgtttatccaaacagagtcATCTAatattgtatatgcattattattgaggcattcttttgttaactttttcagtttttttctttttctttttctttgtattcTCACATATTCTTCAGAACCCTACTTCAAGAACAAGAGAACTACACCAAGCTAGACGAGACATTGGAAGGTACAAAGAGAGTAGATGGACAGCAGAATCTGCAAAATCTCAAGCAGAATCTGAGCTTTCAAATGCTAAAAAGACAATGAAAAATCTCTCTTCTATGATTGAGGAATCAAGTTACAAGGCTAAGGCGAAAATGAAGGACATAGAAACACTAGAGAAGAAGGGAAAAGGTCAACATGGTGTTATGGTTGTAAGGAGGAATGAGAATTATGAGTATGCACAAGTGATGAGAGAATTGGAATATCTCAAAAAGGAATTGTTTAAGCTAAAGCTTGACGTGGCTTCTGTTTTGCAAGAGAAATCGCGGGCCGAGAAAGAAATCGAAGCATCAAGCTCAAAGATgattgattgttcaaaaaaagaagaagtacTTAGAAAGGAGATTGAAGAAGCCAATGAAGAACAAGTACTTGCTGAATTGGCCAGGATTGAGGCTTTGAAAGAGTTGGAGGATATTAGAGttcaaagagaaagagaagcaAATGAGTTTTCATTCAAATTggaaaacacaagaaaaacgTTAAAGGAGGCCACGGAAGAGATAGACATATCAAAGGAACTTGAAATGAAACTAGCTATGACAGTTTCAGATGTTGATCTGTTGCAGATTCAGTTGAGTTTGGTCAAAGAAATGGAGAAAAGGGTTCAAGGAGATGAAAGTGTGAAACTATTGGAAGGAAGTTTAAGAAAAGGTGACGAATCAGGAGACTCTACCGAGTTACAAACTGTAAAGGAGGAACTTGAGGCCGCAACGAAAGAATTAGCTTTGATTAGAGATGAAGGTTTTCAGTTTATGGCTTCTATGGATGTTATAAGAAATGAGCTGAAGCATGTAACTAAGGAAATAGCTCGCTTGAAGAAAAACGATTCATCGGTTCAAAATCTCAATTCAAAGGTTCTAAGAACAAAATCTAAGCTAGAAGCTGCATCTGCTGCAGAGGAAAAAGCAAGATCATTAGTAGTTAGTCTATCTCATTCTCTTGAGACTCTGAAGAAAGAAACAGATGAAGCTAAAACGGAAAAAGAGCTCATATCTCAAGATATTATAACAACTAAgttggaaattgaaaaaacCGAGTTTGAGATTGATACGAGTGAGGAAAAATTGCAAGGCGTTATGAAAGAGTTGGAAGAAGCAAAAACAACTGAAGCTTTAGCTTTGGAGAAGCTTAAAACACTTTCTGAGACTACCATGAAAGAAAGAGCTTTAACAGCAAAACATAGTTCATCGATTACTATCTCCAAATTTGAATACGAGTATCTAACTAATCATGCAGCTGCAGCAGAAGAACTTGCTGATAAAAAAGTTGCGGCAGCTGAGGCATGGATTGAAGCGCTCAAGGCGAGTGAGAAGGAAATACTAATGGAAACAAAAATAGTTCAAAGAGAACTCAAAGAAAACATTTTGAAGGAAGAGAGGGAGGTTTACATCAAAGAGAAGATGGCTGCAAGAAGAGTTAGTAGTGAGGAGTTTGATAGAACAAGAAAACGCGAAAAGGGTTCGTCGCAGAGAGCTATTTCTAGAAAGAGTATTAAATCAAATGGAAGTATGACTCCTGCTAAAAGAATCAAGTTTCAGAAGTCTGCTGCTTCACCCGCAACTCGGCACATTAGTCCTTTCACtcttaagaagagaaagaaagttATCCCGAATTTGGCAAAGTTATTCAGTAGCAAGAAAAACACTATGCCTAAAGAGTAAATTCAACGTCATTGTTTTAAATTCCGGTCTACAATCGCATGCACAATTAGATATAAAATTAGTTATGTCACTACCAGCTGATATAACTAACTTTATATCTAATATGCAAGGTGAAGGATTTTCAAGCCTTGGCAAATAGAACTTCATCATTGCTAAATTTTAATAGCAGGGTAAAGAGTGAGGCAAACATATCTATTTGTAACTGAAGTATAACTCTCACTACAGAATTCaagttattttttctcttttctcttccatTTTTATACAGTAACATTTTCTATTGGCTTTAGTGTTTTTCATTATTGTTACATCCGTAAGAGTTTTATATCTTCTTTTAACTTGAAAAATAATTGGCTTTCTACACTTGTATTGTATGcttgcaaaattgattttaaaagatGATGTAAGACATTGGCTTACTACATCATGTTACATTTTTGCTATAAATACACCTTATATTCTTTTGAACTATATAAAATGATTGATAATTGATGTGTGGTGCCATTTAGAATGCAAGGCACTCTTAGCACGAGATAATGAGAACCACTTACATAAAAATTGATACCATGTGCAGATAAGGACTTTATTACTtgtttcaaaggaaaaaaagttgtttgatttgttCTATAAATGAGAAATTTCGTGGAAGTGGAGACAATGAGGCTCCTTCATCAAGGAAATTGTTGATCTAATGCAAtgacaaacaaacatatatccTTCCAATTTATAAGCATAAATAAACATGATTACCACATGTGGCACGAACTTCTggatacaaatataaataaattatttaaattagagATTTTACtgatgctttttaaaaaaatatcgaCTAACAATCATATAAAATTTAGACATAGTAACAGACAATCATATAAAATTGAGAGATAGAAACTAGAAAGAATAGTCCCGtgaacatagctcagttggtggacaatgcattattatatgcaggggacgagattcgaactccggacaccccacttatttactttataaggtgaattctgtaacaaaaaaaaaaagaaactagaAAGAATAAAAGATTTAAACTGAAAATAAGATCGTATAGTTAGTTAAATTGAGACGATAAGATAGTGAgaaaaaattagtaaaaataatgaaattaaaattgtttaaacttagttttttttttatttattatttaaaataaacaaacttgAAAATGAGTATGTGCATTGATTTGCAAAGATATCAGGCCTTTTctgaatccttttttttttttcctttttccttttttctacTCAAATTGCAAAGTTAAGCTAACTTCAAGGTgtgatataaaaaaaaggttaaaatatgcatttcatccctgcaaatatagtcCATTTGAAATTTCATCCCTAAATTTACTAATCCTCCCATTCTTTCCATGCAATTGTTAATCACTTGAAATTTGGTcctaattacatttttttgcTGAGGTGGCATGTCATTACACGCATGGCAGCGATGTGGCGGACGCTGAGTGGGTTATGACAGTGATGACTAGGCAAAAGCCATCAGAAATGACCATGTTACCCTTATTGGAACCAGAACAAAGCAAAATTACTATAATACCCCCGTCTCCTTCTTCCTTCTCCAAGACATATGTTCaatctcttttcttcttctttctccatAAACGGCCTAAAAAACGCAAGTCCAAACACCAGTCGAGTAATCCAAAACGAAATTTCTGCCACATCGATGACACAAACAGATCTAACAACCATATATAAGTTCGTCGATGGATTTGAGTTTGACGGTGGCGCCGACGAGTGTGTCGCAGTCAGAGACTTTGTTGAGCTTCAATATGTTGACTCGTTTATCCTAATTCCACATTCCCATTCACAAGCATCGATTCGTGCTTCCAATTTGCGCTTGtatcaatgaattttttattccGATTCATGTACTTGCTTACAGGTGAGATGGAGAAAGCATTGGGGTCGTCTGTTTGTAtcaggaaaataaaaaaaaggaagtcAAACCAGCGTTTTTGATTCCCCTTTTCAATGAAGTGGTTCTGCAGGACGACAATGGGGATGGTGGTGGTTGCAGGATGTAGGCGCGGCAACAAGAGGGTCTTTGAAGGGAGATGGGTTTTCATATGGGTTGACGAAGCGGATTTGAGATGCTATAAAAAGGGTCGGCGACAATAACGCTAGTTATGATTCGATGACGAAGAAGGAAGAAGGTGATGGTGTAGGAAATTGGTTCGATCCATTaaggaagaaggaagaagaagatttaagcggaggaagaagatgatttcagaggaggaagaagaagggaaaTAACGTCTTTTCCATGCTGGTTTGATTCATTAAGGGCAATTTTGTCTATTCATGCCATTTTGTTTGAGTCAGCAGTGTTATGGAACAGTCAACAGCTGACACGTTGCTAATTACCCTCCACCTCAGCAAAAAAATGTGATTAGGACCAAATTTCAAGTGATTAACAATTGCAGGGAAaaaatggaaggattagtaagttTAGGGATGAAatttcaaatgacctatatttgcagggatgaaatgcatattttagcctaaaaaaaaGGAGTGGCATTATGGCACAACAATCGACCATGCCCTTTTCTCCCccaataattaatatatatattttttttttataattctttaGCTCAAGTTGTTAATGAATTTCAACACAATTTATATAGAAGAATTAgagttttaattcattaaaagaaacaatattttattttacaataagagtattaaaaaatgttgtATGAAAAGGGTCTTTTTCTTACT containing:
- the LOC11437208 gene encoding protein PLASTID MOVEMENT IMPAIRED 15, translating into MDDTKVGMRRVRSVKDVISLYDDRNHRTADSSSLKKTQIDFEADFSANPTSRTRELHQARRDIGRYKESRWTAESAKSQAESELSNAKKTMKNLSSMIEESSYKAKAKMKDIETLEKKGKGQHGVMVVRRNENYEYAQVMRELEYLKKELFKLKLDVASVLQEKSRAEKEIEASSSKMIDCSKKEEVLRKEIEEANEEQVLAELARIEALKELEDIRVQREREANEFSFKLENTRKTLKEATEEIDISKELEMKLAMTVSDVDLLQIQLSLVKEMEKRVQGDESVKLLEGSLRKGDESGDSTELQTVKEELEAATKELALIRDEGFQFMASMDVIRNELKHVTKEIARLKKNDSSVQNLNSKVLRTKSKLEAASAAEEKARSLVVSLSHSLETLKKETDEAKTEKELISQDIITTKLEIEKTEFEIDTSEEKLQGVMKELEEAKTTEALALEKLKTLSETTMKERALTAKHSSSITISKFEYEYLTNHAAAAEELADKKVAAAEAWIEALKASEKEILMETKIVQRELKENILKEEREVYIKEKMAARRVSSEEFDRTRKREKGSSQRAISRKSIKSNGSMTPAKRIKFQKSAASPATRHISPFTLKKRKKVIPNLAKLFSSKKNTMPKE